A region of the Zymomonas mobilis subsp. mobilis ATCC 10988 genome:
CGTGGCAAAATCCAGCCCTTGCTCGTCATGGATAATGAGAACAGTCGGTAATTTATTTCTGGCAGCGGCCGGTACCGCAATATAGCCATGCATCAATTCCCCATTGGTAACCCGCCAATTAACCCGATGGGTATTCAGCAAAGGATTATCGTCCCCTTTATCAATCGGAAAAGGGAAGGACTTCTTTGCAGGGGGATTTTCTTCTGCTGCCAAAGCGCGTCCTATAACCGTCTCTGATAACAGACCAGCCGTCCCAAATTGTAGAATTGCTTTTCCAAGACGGCGGCGGTTAATCGCCTGATCTCTTATTTTGTCTAAAAAAAGGCCTTTTAAAGCCATAAAAAACCTCTTCTAAATAGCACCATCGACAGCCGACAAGTCTTCTTTCAAAAGTCGGTTAATCAAATCTTCGGCACAACGATTTAAAGCCTCGCGATCGACCGAGCGGATTACCAGATTGACTCCACCGCTGCCATTTCGGAAAAAAGGATAGCTTCCCAATTTGCAGAGGGCATGATCTTTCTCGGTTTCTTGCAAGATTTTGGCAATCTGGCTTTCACCATTCCAGCTTCCGACAGTGCGGGATAGAACAGGTTTCCCACCGGATAAAGTGCCGTTCAGACTTTCAAGCATGGCTGTTACAATTTTAGGCACACCGGCCATGATAAAAATATTGCCGATACGGACACCGGGCGCACCAGAAACCGGATTTTTAATCAGTGTTGCTCCTTCTGGTGTTCTTGCCATCCGGAGCCGGGCAGGGGTCACACCGCCACGATCGGCATAATAGGCGTCAAGACAGGCTTTGGCCTCGGGATGAATAATAACGGGAAGCCTCAAAGCCTGACTGATAGATTCTACAGTAATATCGTCATGGGTCGGGCCAATGCCACCAGTTGTAAATAAATAGTCATGATTGTCTTTCAGGGCGAGAACGGCCTCTCCAATGGCCTGACT
Encoded here:
- a CDS encoding competence/damage-inducible protein A, translated to MTTNNRVWTAALLVIGDEILSGRTEDRNIAQIASWLNMQGIRLAEVRVIPDDSQAIGEAVLALKDNHDYLFTTGGIGPTHDDITVESISQALRLPVIIHPEAKACLDAYYADRGGVTPARLRMARTPEGATLIKNPVSGAPGVRIGNIFIMAGVPKIVTAMLESLNGTLSGGKPVLSRTVGSWNGESQIAKILQETEKDHALCKLGSYPFFRNGSGGVNLVIRSVDREALNRCAEDLINRLLKEDLSAVDGAI